From a region of the Solanum stenotomum isolate F172 chromosome 2, ASM1918654v1, whole genome shotgun sequence genome:
- the LOC125854683 gene encoding monothiol glutaredoxin-S1-like, producing MDMVMKLGATSAVVVFTKSSCCISHSIETLIRSFGANPTIYELDTHPNGRQMEKALMELGCQPSVPAIFIGKELVGGANEIMSLNVRGKLKQLLIRANAIWV from the coding sequence ATGGACATGGTGATGAAGTTGGGAGCAACAAGCGCGGTGGTGGTTTTCACAAAGAGTAGTTGTTGCATTTCTCACAGCATTGAAACCCTAATTCGTAGTTTTGGAGCAAACCCTACAATTTACGAGCTCGATACACATCCAAATGGGAGGCAAATGGAGAAGGCATTGATGGAACTAGGGTGTCAGCCAAGTGTTCCAGCAATATTTATAGGGAAAGAGTTAGTTGGTGGTGCTAATGAGATAATGAGCCTTAATGTGAGGGGTAAGCTTAAACAATTGCTCATTAGGGCTAATGCCATTTGGGTATAG